Part of the Lolium rigidum isolate FL_2022 chromosome 6, APGP_CSIRO_Lrig_0.1, whole genome shotgun sequence genome, CCAAGACACTAATTTATGCTCAAGTCTATTCAGTCGAGTTACATATAGCAGCCTGCTTGGCATGGCTAAATTGTACAAGCAACTTGCTGCATGCATTAACAACTTAAAAAGGGTAGCAGCATGTATTGATGTTTTCTCCCATCAAACTTCAGTCTCAAGTACAAAGATTTTTTTAGCACAACATGCAGCAACGTGTTTACTCAGCCTCATGTCATCCTCACAACACAAGTACAAAAACAATGTGCATACATAAATCTAGCTAAGCTTTCCTTGCCAAACTCCTCTTTGCAATAGACTAGCTAAATAGATGATTACAACCCTGCATGTGCACACAACTCTAGCTCGTGGCTTCAATATGCAAATTAAGCAGGCCGAGTCAGCCATACATAACTCTAGCTAGATGCATAAACATATAAACTCAATAGTAGCTAATCAAATGGGATAAATAGTGCACGCTGCCTAACCAACCAGGCATGCTAAATTATGAATCATCAACAATTCAGAGCCAGACAGTCAACGAGAGTATGCGGGCGTGGCACCAAGCTACAGCGGAGTTCGACGCTTCCATCTGCGAGATGATATGCTCCAACCTTTAACAGTTTTCTCTCGGAGAAGTCGAAGCTCAAGTACATGGTGTCAGCGCTAATGGAGCCGGAGGGGAAAACCTCTAGAGACACCGAGAGAGAGCAATCCATGCCCATGAAAATTGCACGCCCTGCATCGCCCAAGCTCTTGAGCGGGACTAGTGTCCCGGTGTCCAAATCCACTCGATACGTGTCGTACCGCCGACCCAATTTGTTCCCCGGTGTCAATGGTCCCTTGCGACGGTGCACCAACAGCAGCTCCCCATGGTTGTTGACGAGGTGCACAGTGTCAGAAATTGGCGAGACACACATACCCTTCAGCTTGGGAGCCACCTTCAGCCGTGGCATATCTGGATCGGTGTCCAGCACCACGACACCATCGCGGGTAGCACAGTAGAAGCGTCCTGCAAACATTAGGGGTGCACTTGTTATGCCATCACTGTGGTATTGTAGCACCGTCCATTGGTCGTCCCCGGGCTTGGCCATGCCAAGCATGCGTAGCCTGCTGAAGCAGAGCAAGAACGTAGTAGAATCATCTGCAAAGCCGGAGCCCCACGCTGCGAAGCAGGTCATGAAATTGGGATTTTGCTCCAGAAGGTGGCGGTGGTATGTTCGGGCCACCAGCGTGGTGATCGGTGGGAGCTCGGTGAGGTGGCGGGTGAGTGGGTTGAGCAGACGGATGTGCTTGCGGTCGTGGATCAGGACAAGGAGGCCCTCGGAGGTGGGCGCGAGCAGCTTGTGGTCGTGGAGCTCCGGGATGTCGACCTGGATGCACTGGCCGGTAGACGTGTTGAGGAAGGAGCGGCGGTTGGGAGCGACCAGCACCTCCCGGAGCATGGTCCACTGCCAGGGATGGAACCGGCGGTCGAGGCCGCCGTGCGCGCGCGGGTCAGCGGAGCACCGCCGCCACGCGCGGCAGACAGCGCGGAAGCGCACGCAGTCCCCGACGTCGTAGGCGAGGACATGGTCGGCGATCAGCCCCGCTGGCCCATCCCCGAGACCAGACCAGTCCCTCCATAGCACAGCAGAGGAGGAGACATCCATTGAG contains:
- the LOC124662117 gene encoding uncharacterized protein LOC124662117, producing MDVSSSAVLWRDWSGLGDGPAGLIADHVLAYDVGDCVRFRAVCRAWRRCSADPRAHGGLDRRFHPWQWTMLREVLVAPNRRSFLNTSTGQCIQVDIPELHDHKLLAPTSEGLLVLIHDRKHIRLLNPLTRHLTELPPITTLVARTYHRHLLEQNPNFMTCFAAWGSGFADDSTTFLLCFSRLRMLGMAKPGDDQWTVLQYHSDGITSAPLMFAGRFYCATRDGVVVLDTDPDMPRLKVAPKLKGMCVSPISDTVHLVNNHGELLLVHRRKGPLTPGNKLGRRYDTYRVDLDTGTLVPLKSLGDAGRAIFMGMDCSLSVSLEVFPSGSISADTMYLSFDFSERKLLKVGAYHLADGSVELRCSLVPRPHTLVDCLALNC